In Oryza sativa Japonica Group chromosome 3, ASM3414082v1, one DNA window encodes the following:
- the LOC4333008 gene encoding uncharacterized protein, with translation MASEPTAAAGAPAPQPAAPRRRPPCVLSFSLARDRFLRRRFFSAGLRPFSIRLPSPAGAGTSVHVWAPPRPARRPVLLLHGFGASTTWQWASYLRPLLAAGFDPIVPDLLFFGDSCTLAADRSEVFQATAVKAAMDAIGVRRFDVVGVSYGGFVAYRMAAMYPEAVDRAVMVCAGVCLEETDLAAGLFPVAGVAEAAELLVPSRPADVRRLVHLTFVRPPPIMPSCFLRDYINVMGSDHNQEKTELLHTLINGRKLSDLPKISQPTLIIWGEQDQVFPMELAHRLERHLGEKSRLVVIKKAGHAVNLEKDKEVCKNIVEYLREPILSALNGEKEVQLH, from the exons ATGGCCTCCGAacccaccgcggcggcgggcgctccGGCCCCAcagcccgccgcgccgcggaggcggccgccgtGCGTCCTCAGCTTCTCGCTGGCGCGCGACCggttcctccgccgccgcttcttctcgGCGGGGCTCCGCCCCTTCTCCATCCGCCTCCCgtcccccgccggcgccgggacCAGCGTCCACGtgtgggcgccgccgcggccggcgcgccgccccgtcctcctcctccacggctTCGGCGCCTCCACCACGTGGCAGTGGGCGTCCTACCTCcggccgctcctcgccgccggcttcgACCCCATCGTCCCCGACCTCCTCTTCTTCGGCGACTCCTGCACGCTCGCCGCCGACCGCTCCGAGGTGTTCCAGGCGACGGCCGTCAAGGCCGCCATGGACGCCATCGGGGTGAGGCGGTTCGACGTGGTCGGCGTCAGCTACGGCGGGTTCGTGGCCTACCGGATGGCCGCCATGTACCCGGAGGCGGTGGACCGGGCGGTGATGGTGTGCGCCGGGGTCTGCCTGGAGGAGACCGACCTCGCCGCGGGCCTCttccccgtcgccggcgtcgccgaggCGGCCGAGCTGCTCGTCCCGAGCCGGCCGGCCGACGTGCGCCGCCTCGTCCACCTCACCTTCGTCCGGCCGCCGCCTATCATGCCCTCCTGCTTCCTGAGGGATTACATTAAC GTGATGGGCTCAGATCACAACCAGGAGAAGACAGAGCTGTTGCACACTCTCATCAATGGCAGGAAACTCTCAGATCTTCCGAAAATCAGCCAG CCAACTCTGATAATTTGGGGGGAGCAAGATCAGGTGTTTCCAATGGAGCTTGCTCATAGATTGGAGAG GCATCTCGGGGAGAAATCTCGATTGGTGGTTATCAAGAAAGCTGGGCATGCAGTCAATCTAGAGAAGGACAAAGAGGTGTGCAAGAATATCGTCGAGTATCTGCGAGAACCGATTTTGAGTGCTCTGAATGGTGAAAAG GAGGTGCAGCTGCATTAA
- the LOC4333009 gene encoding metacaspase-1, with product MDHFGGRALGFGGGGGCGAVRCRHCSASLPAMPGARVIQCAQCYGVTRVGGRGRRRHPNPVEPWRPAVPMPVAGGGFFPGSRGKKRAVLIGITYAGMRRRGSQLMRGPVNDVKCMRYLLCERFGFPNDCVLILTDEEKDPCRLATKENIRMAMNWLVQGCSSGDSLVFHFSGIGVQVPDDDGDEVDGYDEAICPMDSFSQGPILDDEINEAIVRPLVHGAKLHAVVDAEHSSTVLDLPFLCCLSSRSGGWQWEDHRPPTGAYKGSSGGQAMLFSGCSDGNNKHSLLPEASTVGAMTHSFIKAVECEPRATYGSLLTTMRSIMRDGGVTCNLQGPIGAPIRKVANFSGIQEPNLSCSEMFDIYRKPFVL from the exons ATGGATCACTTCGGCGGACGTGCTCTCGgcttcggcggtggcggcggctgcggcgcggtGCGGTGCAGGCACTGCAGCGCGTCCCTCCCGGCTATGCCTGGCGCCCGCGTCATCCAGTGCGCGCAGTGCTACGGCGTGACGCgcgtcggcggccgcggccggcgccgccaccccaACCCGGTCGAGCCGTGGCGCCCGGCCGTGCCGATGcccgtggccggcggcggcttcttccCGGGCTCCCGCGGCAAGAAGCGCGCCGTCCTGATCGGCATCACGTACGCCggcatgcggcggcgcggcagccagCTGATGAGGGGCCCCGTCAACGACGTCAAGTGCATGCGGTACCTCCTCTGCGAGCGCTTCGGCTTCCCCAACGACTGCGTCCTCATCCTCACCG ACGAGGAGAAGGACCCGTGCAGGTTGGCGACGAAGGAGAACATCAGGATGGCGATGAACTGGCTGGTGCAGGGGTGCAGCTCCGGTGACTCGCTGGTGTTCCACTTCTCCGGGATCGGGGTGCAGGtgccggacgacgacggcgacgaggtggacGGGTACGACGAGGCGATCTGCCCCATGGACTCGTTCAGCCAGGGCCCCATCCTGGACGACGAGATCAACGAGGCCATCGTCCGCCCGCTCGTCCACGGCGCCAAGCtccacgccgtcgtcgacgccgagCACAGCTCCACCGTCCTCGACCTCCCCTTCCTCTGCTGCCTCTCGTCCAGGTCCGGCGGCTGGCAGTGGGAGGACCACCGCCCGCCCACCGGCGCCTACAAGGGCTCCAGCGGCGGCCAGGCCATGCTCTTCAGCGGCTGCAGCGACGGCAACAACAAGCATAGCCTG ctGCCGGAGGCGTCGACGGTGGGGGCCATGACGCACAGCTTCATCAAGGCGGTGGAGTGCGAGCCGCGCGCCACCTACGGCAGCCTGCTCACCACCATGAGGAGCATCatgcgcgacggcggcgtcacCTGCAACCTGCAGGGCCCCATCGGCGCCCCCATCCGCAAGGTCGCCAACTTCAGCGGCATCCAG GAGCCTAACCTGTCTTGCTCTGAGATGTTCGACATCTACCGCAAGCCGTTCGTCCTGTAA